The following proteins are co-located in the Ruminococcaceae bacterium KH2T8 genome:
- a CDS encoding tRNA1(Val) A37 N6-methylase TrmN6 produces MFTKDDLTTEDLGRKGFTLLQLKDGFRFGTDSVLLAWFAASYIRRGNSGDKRCDMLELGSNCGAVSLCVAARYDQAYIDAVEIMSDECEVMRMNINNNNVGDRMRAFNNDIRELPSEVKQKQYDVVFMNPPFYSRHNGPAAGRSEGRLNGRFEENGDLNDFMAVAASRVIPSSGHIVMVMHADRLGDVMTSMRENNIKPTRLMAVHPFEERNASMILIAGKKGGSGTDMKILPPLIISRRTSDGAIINTEKINDIYDKEHADCFI; encoded by the coding sequence ATGTTTACCAAAGACGACTTGACAACCGAAGATCTGGGTAGAAAAGGATTTACTCTTCTGCAGCTTAAGGACGGATTCCGATTCGGTACCGACAGTGTGCTGCTGGCGTGGTTCGCAGCATCCTATATAAGGCGCGGCAACAGCGGTGATAAAAGATGCGATATGCTCGAGCTCGGCAGCAATTGCGGAGCGGTGAGTCTTTGTGTTGCCGCGAGGTACGATCAGGCGTATATCGATGCAGTTGAGATCATGTCGGATGAGTGCGAAGTGATGCGAATGAATATCAATAACAACAACGTCGGTGACCGCATGAGAGCATTTAATAACGACATCAGGGAACTGCCTTCCGAAGTAAAGCAAAAGCAGTATGATGTTGTCTTCATGAATCCGCCTTTTTATTCGAGACATAATGGTCCCGCCGCAGGAAGATCCGAAGGCAGACTCAACGGAAGATTTGAAGAGAACGGAGATCTCAATGACTTCATGGCAGTAGCCGCTTCAAGAGTCATTCCGTCATCGGGTCATATCGTAATGGTTATGCATGCAGACCGTTTGGGTGATGTCATGACATCCATGAGAGAGAATAATATAAAGCCTACGCGACTTATGGCGGTGCATCCTTTCGAGGAGCGAAATGCATCGATGATACTTATCGCCGGAAAGAAGGGCGGCAGCGGTACCGACATGAAGATCCTGCCTCCTCTCATAATAAGCAGACGTACGTCCGATGGTGCTATAATCAATACGGAAAAGATAAATGATATCTACGATAAGGAGCACGCGGATTGCTTTATTTAG
- a CDS encoding Acetyltransferase (GNAT) domain-containing protein encodes MISKVQDLSEEKLAAVKKMIGEAFVTNELFHNWGTVDERREDVMKYMAIYVDYVYRSGALYSNEELTAFIGLEDPSAAPVGPRLKMILKLMTSIKFSKIKSLLKFVKQIEGSNARYAKKPHIDALMVCVDKEHQGEGLATELIEFAKATADSKCVPLLFDTDMKDYSDMYEHFGCELYNTVTADNGVTRYSLVYNG; translated from the coding sequence ATGATCTCTAAGGTTCAGGATCTGTCAGAGGAGAAGCTTGCCGCTGTCAAAAAGATGATCGGCGAAGCCTTTGTTACCAATGAATTATTCCATAACTGGGGAACGGTCGATGAGCGCCGCGAAGATGTCATGAAATACATGGCTATCTATGTGGATTACGTATACCGTTCCGGCGCGCTTTATTCTAACGAAGAACTGACTGCTTTTATCGGACTTGAAGATCCTTCTGCGGCTCCCGTAGGTCCCAGACTCAAGATGATCCTTAAGCTCATGACCTCGATAAAGTTCTCGAAGATAAAGAGCCTTCTAAAGTTCGTTAAGCAGATCGAAGGTTCGAATGCGCGATATGCGAAGAAGCCTCATATAGATGCACTGATGGTATGTGTCGATAAAGAGCATCAGGGAGAGGGACTTGCAACTGAGCTCATCGAATTCGCGAAAGCGACCGCCGACTCAAAATGTGTACCTCTTCTTTTTGATACCGACATGAAGGATTATTCCGATATGTATGAACACTTCGGATGTGAACTGTATAACACGGTAACGGCGGATAACGGAGTGACGAGATACAGCCTGGTGTATAATGGTTGA